A single genomic interval of Chrysemys picta bellii isolate R12L10 chromosome 8, ASM1138683v2, whole genome shotgun sequence harbors:
- the GPR151 gene encoding G-protein coupled receptor 151: MNSSLAPQVHFAGGSQPHDSREWKAVIPALLGVICLAGLAGNACVIGILLYNARRGKPSLIHSLILNLSLADLLLLLFAAPLRAAAYSRSAWTLGWFVCKTSDGFLHTCMVAKSLTTAVVAKACFMYASNPAKQVSIEPRTICAVLLATWLVALVSSLPLWVFSTLRELAAGSPACVVAVPAPAREFMAAFVKLSPLLVFCAPLLCAFLYFWRAYGRCQRRGTKTQNLRNQIRSRRLTLMLLSVTVTLAVMWLPEWISWLWVWHLKPAGRSPPEGFLALTQALMFTISSANPLIFLVMSEEFREGFKGLWKRLTLKKPLPATDNQEIPAATSEVLPDSVPSPEPVTAEQEKELPAAPQALESLEKKEMPVFPDVEQFWHDREAAPDAQDNDPIPWEHEEQETVGCDQ, translated from the coding sequence ATGAACAGCTCCCTGGCACCGCAGGTGCATTTCGCGGGCGGCTCTCAGCCCCACGACTCACGCGAGTGGAAGGCGGTGATCCCCGCTTTGCTGGGCGTCATCTGCCTGGCGGGCTTGGCGGGGAACGCGTGTGTCATCGGCATCCTGCTCTACAACGCCAGGCGAGGGAAACCCTCCCTGATCCACTCCCTGATCCTCAACCTCAGCCTGGCGGATCTGCTCCTCCTGCTCTTCGCTGCGCCCCTGCGGGCTGCCGCTTACTCCCGCAGCGCCTGGACCCTGGGCTGGTTCGTCTGCAAAACCTCCGACGGGTTCCTCCACACGTGCATGGTCGCCAAGAGCCTGACGACCGCCGTGGTGGCCAAGGCTTGCTTCATGTACGCCAGCAACCCGGCCAAGCAAGTGAGTATTGAGCCCCGCACGATCTGTGCGGTGCTGCTGGCCACGTGGCTGGTGGCCCTGGTGAGCTCCCtgccgctctgggtcttcagcaccCTCCGGGAGCTCGCGGCGGGCTCGCCCGCGTGCGTCGTGGCCGTGCCAGCCCCCGCCCGGGAGTTCATGGCTGCCTTTGTCAAGCTCTCCCCCCTGCTCGTGTTCTGCGCGCCCCTGCTCTGCGCCTTCCTTTATTTCTGGCGCGCTTATGGCAGGTGCCAGCGCAGGGGGACCAAGACCCAGAACCTGAGGAACCAGATCAGATCCAGGCGCCTTACACTCATGCTGCTGAGCGTCACTGTCACCTTGGCCGTGATGTGGCTGCCGGAATGGATATCCTGGCTGTGGGTTTGGCACCTAAAGCCAGCAGGCCGTTCTCCCCCCGAAGGCTTCCTGGCTCTGACCCAAGCCCTTATGTTCACCATCTCTTCTGCCAACCCTCTCATCTTCCTGGTGATGTCTGAGGAATTCAGAGAGGGCTTTAAGGGCTTGTGGAAAAGGCTGACCCTTAAAAAGCCTCTCCCTGCCACAGACAACCAGGAAATCCCAGCTGCTACCTCTGAGGTTCTCCCCGATTCGGTCCCTTCTCCAGAGCCAGTGACTGCTGAGCAAGAGAAAGAACTCCCAGCTGCCCCTCAGGCCTTAGAAAGCCTGGAAAAGAAGGAGATGCCCGTCTTTCCAGATGTAGAGCAATTCTGGCATGACCGAGAAGCAGCTCCCGATGCTCAAGACAATGACCCTATTCCTTGGGAGCACGAAGAGCAAGAGACAGTAGGCTGTGATCAATAA